Proteins encoded in a region of the Magallana gigas chromosome 8, xbMagGiga1.1, whole genome shotgun sequence genome:
- the LOC105328089 gene encoding uncharacterized protein gives MTEAAELRLPNVENLPDMWTDRLYAEKKPKIVVFRPVKSDRFLVNDNGQLRVEKVADITTDKRCQFSEQFTVENYTKKYEFRSESNDKLYLGVTDQKTFELTEKNPRSNTYFQQLKCSKYACMDTEFTKTSQCQCLLEGKHNGDMSTNTKRTCGETDESFISNTDSRNPVVQLFLKPWDSGLVVLYQDGNFEVVEQEDGLCGRYNGFAKFSL, from the exons ATGACGGAG gCTGCAGAATTGAGATTACCAAACGTTGAAAACCTTCCTGACATGTGGACTGATAGATTGT ATGCAGAAAAAAAGCCAAAAATAGTTGTTTTTCGTCCCGTGAAAAGTGACCGATTCCTAGTCAACGATAATGGACAATTGAGAGTAGAAAAAGTAGCAGATATCACCACAGATAAAAGAT GTCAATTTTCGGAGCAGTTTACCGTGGAAAATTATACGAAAAAATACGAATTCCGATCTGAGAGTAACGACAAATTGTATCTTGGTGTCACCGACCAGAAAACGTTCGAACTTACC gaGAAAAATCCTAGATCCAATACGTATTTCCAACAGCtgaaatgttcaaaatatgccTGTATGGACACAG aaTTTACCAAAACTTCTCAATGCCAATGTCTATTAGAAGGAAAGCATAACGGGGATATGAGCACCAATACCAAAAGAACATGCGGGGAGACG GATGAAAGCTTCATATCGAACACAGATTCCCGTAATCCCGTTGTTCAACTTTTCCTGAAACCCTGGGATTCAG GTTTGGTTGTGTTATACCAAGATGGTAACTTCGAGGTGGTGGAACAGGAAGACGGGCTGTGTGGACGGTACAATGGCTTCGCTAAATTCTCCCTATAA